From Bacillus basilensis, a single genomic window includes:
- a CDS encoding YafY family protein, with translation MNRTDRLLAILIELQRKQTVTAKSLAEKFETSIRTIYRDMDALNELGVPIYSMPGHGYSLMDGYFLPPIQLTPEEAVTLLLGGDYIEKTFTSSFSVHARSAKEKLEVVLPADQQKKARELRGTFRFLSPIFSQQQPEQEKLENQLILLQESIQKEQAISFSYRKPRETTKLQRTVYPYGLVNISGIWYIVAHCLLRKQIRNFRLDRMEELQQDQEFFTKPKDFSLQNYKPESNRTVMIHLLFPSHIAHKIIESRYFFIDSYEHKDNGFHVLLKSRNIDEVFQWVLSWGSQVQVLEPKILSEKIRDEAKKMLKL, from the coding sequence ATGAATCGGACAGATCGTTTATTAGCTATATTAATTGAATTACAAAGAAAACAAACTGTTACAGCAAAAAGCTTAGCCGAAAAATTTGAAACAAGTATAAGAACTATTTATCGAGATATGGATGCACTTAATGAGTTGGGTGTTCCAATCTATTCAATGCCTGGCCACGGTTATTCCTTAATGGATGGCTATTTCTTGCCTCCCATTCAACTTACGCCTGAAGAGGCTGTTACTCTTTTACTAGGCGGTGATTATATCGAGAAAACTTTCACTTCTTCTTTTTCTGTACATGCGCGATCAGCAAAAGAGAAACTTGAGGTTGTACTCCCTGCTGATCAACAAAAGAAAGCCCGGGAATTACGAGGAACTTTTCGTTTTCTTTCTCCTATATTTTCGCAGCAGCAACCTGAACAAGAAAAACTTGAAAACCAACTGATCCTGTTGCAAGAATCTATTCAAAAAGAACAAGCTATCTCTTTTTCATATCGTAAACCGAGGGAAACTACAAAACTGCAACGAACCGTTTATCCTTACGGTTTAGTCAATATTTCGGGAATTTGGTACATCGTTGCACATTGCTTACTTCGAAAACAAATACGTAATTTTCGTTTAGATCGTATGGAGGAATTACAGCAAGATCAAGAATTCTTTACAAAACCGAAAGACTTTTCTTTACAAAACTACAAACCTGAAAGCAATCGCACTGTTATGATTCATTTATTGTTTCCATCTCATATTGCACATAAGATTATTGAATCCCGCTACTTTTTTATAGATTCATACGAACATAAAGACAATGGCTTTCATGTCTTGTTGAAATCAAGAAACATAGACGAAGTGTTTCAATGGGTATTGAGCTGGGGAAGCCAAGTACAAGTACTTGAGCCAAAAATTCTTTCTGAGAAAATCCGTGATGAAGCAAAAAAAATGTTAAAACTTTAA
- a CDS encoding LacI family DNA-binding transcriptional regulator, which produces MSTIEDVAKLAGLSRTTVSRVINNHPYVSDEKKKRVQLAMKHLGFVPNSAARRLRKQKTETIAVLVPRITNPFFSRFIEAIEIAASEHKYKLIICQTRYLPEKEMEYLQLLSTKQVDGIILCSLENPWEDVEPYLQHGPIVLCNEYIEEANVPTVKFDHAQGAYIAAKHVLEQGYRNLIFCRGNETKVVSQQRKMGFLRAITEKSRQVEAIDFLENAFSWEDGKRIFHEVLKDKKNPTAILAGGDEVAAGIISEAKRHDWSIPDDLAVIGFDNQILSQITEPGITTIEQPIDEMARKVVDLMMDKIHTKNYRKKELYEFELELLVKGSTMKNTMLLA; this is translated from the coding sequence GTGTCGACTATAGAGGACGTGGCGAAATTAGCGGGGTTATCAAGGACAACGGTTTCTAGGGTGATCAATAATCATCCATATGTTTCAGATGAGAAGAAAAAAAGGGTTCAATTAGCAATGAAGCATTTAGGCTTTGTTCCTAATTCTGCGGCGAGAAGGCTTCGTAAACAAAAAACGGAAACAATTGCGGTGCTAGTTCCAAGGATTACAAATCCTTTCTTCAGTAGATTTATTGAAGCAATCGAAATTGCTGCTTCTGAACATAAATATAAACTGATTATTTGTCAAACAAGATATTTACCGGAAAAAGAGATGGAGTATTTACAATTATTATCTACGAAACAAGTAGATGGGATTATTCTATGTTCACTAGAAAATCCGTGGGAAGATGTAGAGCCATACTTACAGCACGGTCCAATCGTGTTATGTAATGAATATATTGAGGAAGCAAACGTTCCAACAGTGAAGTTTGATCATGCGCAAGGAGCATACATAGCTGCTAAGCATGTGTTAGAACAAGGATATCGTAATCTTATTTTTTGTCGTGGTAACGAAACCAAAGTTGTTAGCCAACAGCGAAAAATGGGCTTTTTACGTGCCATAACGGAGAAGAGCCGCCAAGTAGAAGCGATTGATTTTCTTGAAAACGCTTTCTCTTGGGAGGATGGAAAACGAATATTCCATGAAGTATTAAAGGACAAAAAAAATCCTACCGCGATTTTGGCAGGAGGCGATGAGGTAGCAGCTGGAATTATCTCAGAGGCGAAACGCCATGACTGGAGTATTCCAGATGATCTCGCTGTTATCGGTTTTGATAATCAAATTTTATCACAGATTACAGAGCCAGGCATTACGACAATTGAACAGCCAATCGATGAGATGGCCCGAAAAGTTGTCGACCTGATGATGGATAAAATCCATACGAAAAATTATCGAAAAAAAGAATTGTATGAGTTTGAACTGGAGCTCTTGGTGAAAGGTTCAACGATGAAGAATACGATGTTATTAGCCTAG
- the yhfH gene encoding protein YhfH: MIDQPMEFFRNLPTKTCAHCGKEIDEQHEAYHNKCDDCVHEE; this comes from the coding sequence ATGATCGATCAACCAATGGAGTTCTTCAGAAATTTACCGACGAAAACTTGTGCGCACTGCGGGAAAGAAATTGATGAGCAGCACGAAGCATACCATAACAAATGTGATGACTGCGTTCACGAAGAATAG
- a CDS encoding MBL fold metallo-hydrolase, with protein MKMTVVGFWGGFPEAGEATSGYLFEHDGFRLLVDCGSGVLAQLQKYITPSDIDAVVLSHYHHDHVADIGVLQYARLITSATKGQLPELPIYGHTFDENGFNSLTHEPHTKGIAYNPEETLQVGPFSISFLKTVHPVTCFAMRITAGNDAVVYSADSSYIPEFIPFTKDADLFICECNMYAHQEAAKAGHMNSTEVASIAKEANVKELLLTHLPHTGNPSDLVTEAKQIFSGHITLAHSGYVWNS; from the coding sequence ATGAAAATGACTGTTGTCGGCTTTTGGGGCGGCTTTCCAGAAGCGGGAGAAGCAACGTCGGGGTATTTGTTTGAACACGATGGTTTTCGTTTACTTGTAGACTGTGGCAGTGGTGTACTAGCACAGCTTCAAAAATATATAACACCATCTGATATAGATGCAGTTGTATTGTCGCACTATCATCACGATCATGTTGCAGACATTGGGGTATTGCAATATGCGAGATTAATTACGAGTGCGACAAAGGGACAACTGCCAGAACTACCAATATACGGTCATACGTTTGATGAGAATGGATTCAACTCTTTAACGCATGAACCACACACGAAAGGAATCGCGTACAATCCAGAAGAAACACTTCAAGTTGGACCGTTCTCGATTTCATTCTTAAAAACTGTTCATCCTGTTACATGCTTTGCGATGCGTATTACAGCAGGGAATGACGCTGTAGTATATAGCGCTGATTCAAGCTATATTCCTGAATTTATTCCATTCACGAAAGATGCTGATCTTTTCATTTGTGAGTGTAATATGTATGCACATCAAGAGGCTGCAAAAGCAGGGCATATGAATAGTACAGAAGTAGCAAGTATTGCGAAAGAAGCAAATGTAAAAGAACTTTTATTAACGCACTTACCGCATACAGGCAACCCATCTGATTTAGTAACAGAAGCAAAACAAATTTTCAGTGGCCATATTACGTTAGCGCATAGTGGCTACGTATGGAACTCATGA
- a CDS encoding transposase: MIVAKKVRLIPTPEQEKVLRNHAGAARFAYNYCKRMSDRYYKLFGKSVSQLALQKRFTKIKKRKRYEWLKDINAQVPKQASKDFDTARKHSFKKYKNGSHTSYKSKKDLIQGFYANYERLIIGKKVVHIQSIGEVKTSQQLPRNKKTSNPRVTFDGRHWWISVGFQEDFEAQELTNESIGVDVGLKELFVASNGTKERNINKDAKVKKLLKRKKSAQRDMSRRFKKGVKIQSAGYEKAKTEHLRLSREITNIRNNHIHQATAKLVKTKPMRIVVEDLSISNLLKNKKLSKAFSFQKLNFFFQCLSYKCEKYGIEYVKADKWFASSKICSCCGVKYDHSVQPEGQWSLKIREWHCVGCNSDHDRDVNASINLSRWVK, from the coding sequence ATGATAGTGGCGAAGAAAGTCAGACTAATTCCGACGCCTGAACAAGAAAAAGTGCTTAGAAACCATGCCGGTGCTGCAAGATTCGCTTATAACTATTGTAAAAGAATGAGTGATAGATACTATAAGCTATTTGGAAAATCTGTTTCACAGTTAGCTTTACAGAAACGATTTACAAAGATCAAGAAGCGAAAGAGATATGAGTGGTTAAAAGACATTAATGCACAAGTTCCCAAACAGGCTTCAAAAGATTTTGATACGGCGAGAAAACATTCGTTCAAAAAGTACAAAAATGGTTCTCACACTTCTTATAAATCCAAAAAAGATTTAATCCAAGGATTTTATGCCAATTATGAAAGACTGATTATAGGAAAGAAAGTAGTTCATATTCAGTCCATTGGAGAAGTGAAAACAAGCCAACAACTACCAAGAAACAAAAAAACATCCAATCCAAGAGTTACCTTTGATGGTCGTCACTGGTGGATTAGTGTAGGGTTCCAAGAAGACTTTGAAGCACAAGAACTAACCAATGAGTCGATTGGTGTGGATGTTGGTTTAAAAGAGCTGTTTGTAGCTTCTAATGGTACGAAAGAACGAAATATAAACAAAGATGCTAAGGTTAAAAAGCTTTTGAAAAGGAAAAAGTCAGCACAAAGAGATATGTCTAGGAGATTTAAAAAAGGTGTGAAAATTCAATCTGCCGGATATGAAAAAGCGAAAACTGAGCACCTGCGGTTATCTAGGGAAATTACGAATATCCGAAATAACCATATCCATCAAGCAACAGCTAAATTGGTGAAAACCAAACCAATGAGGATTGTTGTGGAAGACTTATCTATCTCAAACCTGTTAAAAAACAAAAAACTATCGAAAGCATTTTCATTTCAAAAATTAAACTTCTTCTTTCAATGTTTATCATACAAGTGTGAGAAGTACGGCATTGAGTATGTAAAAGCTGATAAATGGTTTGCTTCAAGCAAGATTTGCTCATGTTGCGGAGTTAAATACGACCATTCAGTTCAACCAGAAGGACAGTGGAGTTTAAAAATACGTGAGTGGCATTGTGTTGGGTGCAATAGCGATCACGATAGGGATGTAAATGCGTCGATAAATTTATCAAGATGGGTAAAATAA
- a CDS encoding lipoate--protein ligase — translation MTDPRINLAIEEYCVKNLDINETYLLFYINEPSIIIGKNQNTVEEINADYVKEKGIHVVRRLSGGGAVYHDLGNLNFSFITKDDGDSFSNFKKFTEPVTKALGKLGVNAELSGRNDILAEGRKISGNAQFSTKGRMFSHGTLLFDSEIDHVVSALKVKMDKIQSKGIKSIRSRVANITEFLNEKMTTEEFRQLLLETIFEGETEIPMYELTEEDWKAIHKLSEERYRNWDWNYGKSPKFNLQHSHRFPVGQVDVRLEVKKGTVTECKIYGDFFGSLDVHDIEERLTGVQFDKDAFTAALEGVDIARYFGNITTEDFLHLFF, via the coding sequence ATTACAGATCCTAGAATAAACTTAGCAATTGAAGAATACTGTGTGAAGAACTTAGATATTAACGAAACTTATTTACTGTTCTACATTAATGAGCCTTCGATTATCATTGGTAAAAACCAAAACACAGTAGAAGAAATTAATGCTGATTACGTAAAAGAAAAAGGTATTCATGTCGTTCGTCGTTTATCAGGCGGAGGCGCAGTATATCATGATTTAGGAAACTTAAACTTCAGCTTTATTACGAAAGATGATGGAGACAGTTTCAGCAACTTCAAAAAATTCACAGAGCCTGTAACGAAAGCGCTTGGTAAACTAGGTGTAAATGCAGAACTAAGCGGTCGTAACGACATTTTAGCTGAAGGTAGAAAAATTTCAGGTAACGCGCAGTTCTCAACGAAAGGTCGTATGTTTAGTCACGGTACGTTACTATTTGACTCTGAAATCGATCACGTCGTATCAGCACTTAAAGTGAAAATGGATAAGATTCAATCAAAAGGAATTAAATCAATCCGTAGCCGCGTTGCGAATATTACAGAATTCCTAAACGAAAAAATGACGACAGAAGAGTTTAGACAACTTCTTCTGGAAACGATTTTCGAAGGAGAAACAGAAATTCCAATGTACGAATTAACAGAAGAGGATTGGAAAGCAATCCATAAACTTTCTGAAGAGCGCTACCGCAATTGGGACTGGAACTACGGAAAATCTCCGAAGTTCAACTTACAACATTCACACCGCTTCCCAGTTGGACAAGTTGACGTTCGTCTTGAAGTGAAAAAAGGAACAGTAACAGAATGTAAAATTTACGGTGACTTCTTCGGTTCACTAGATGTTCATGACATTGAAGAGCGTCTAACAGGCGTACAATTTGATAAAGATGCATTCACAGCAGCTTTAGAAGGCGTGGATATCGCGCGCTACTTCGGTAACATCACAACAGAAGATTTCTTACATTTATTCTTCTAA
- a CDS encoding fatty acid--CoA ligase family protein, translating to MNLVQSLAETAKKKGDKPAYIFMDQSVSYDQLNKMVTRFSSNLAAMGIGKGDNVALVVGNSPHFLVGLYGTMKAGATVIPVNPIYTADEMHYILQNGDVKTIIVLDVLLPVIQSLTTRLPSLENIIICETSSDFNHTETEKMKTFTRMIGAGDLTYEGPELDEEDVAVILYTSGTTGKPKGAMLTHKNLYSNASDVASYLQYTADDRVVAALPMFHVFCLTVAVNAPIVNGATILMLPKFSPKEVFRICRTYEPTIFAGVPTMYNYLYLFEEASAEDVKTLRLCISGGASMPVALLQNFEKRFDVIVSEGYGLSEASPVTCFNPLDRPRKPGSIGTNIWHVENKIVNELGEEVPVGAVGELIVRGPNVMKGYYNAPEDTAATLKDGWLYTGDLAKRDEEGYFYIVDRKKDIVLVGGYNVYPREVEEVLYTHESVAEVVVIGVPDENLGEAVRAYVVLKQANVTEEELMHYCTLHLAKYKVPKSIEFLTELPKNTTGKLLRRALREKAMQV from the coding sequence GTGAATCTCGTTCAATCTTTGGCTGAAACGGCGAAAAAGAAGGGGGATAAACCGGCTTATATATTTATGGATCAGTCGGTCTCGTATGACCAATTAAACAAAATGGTCACAAGGTTTTCTAGCAATTTAGCAGCAATGGGCATTGGAAAAGGGGACAATGTCGCATTAGTTGTTGGAAACTCACCACATTTTTTGGTCGGTTTATATGGAACAATGAAAGCTGGAGCAACTGTTATTCCAGTTAATCCAATTTATACAGCAGACGAAATGCATTACATTTTACAAAATGGAGATGTAAAAACAATCATCGTACTCGACGTCCTTCTACCTGTTATACAATCTCTTACAACAAGACTTCCTTCACTTGAAAACATCATCATATGCGAAACCTCATCAGATTTTAATCATACAGAAACCGAAAAAATGAAAACGTTTACCAGAATGATAGGGGCTGGAGATTTAACTTACGAAGGCCCAGAGCTAGATGAAGAAGATGTAGCGGTTATTCTATACACTTCAGGTACAACTGGAAAACCGAAAGGCGCTATGTTAACACATAAAAATTTATATAGTAATGCGAGCGATGTGGCGTCGTATTTACAATATACGGCTGATGACCGCGTCGTTGCAGCACTGCCAATGTTCCACGTGTTCTGCTTAACAGTGGCGGTAAATGCACCGATTGTGAACGGGGCAACTATTTTAATGTTACCGAAATTTAGTCCGAAAGAAGTATTCCGTATTTGTCGCACGTACGAACCAACGATTTTTGCTGGTGTACCGACGATGTACAATTATTTATATTTATTTGAAGAAGCAAGCGCAGAAGATGTGAAGACGCTTCGCCTTTGTATTTCAGGTGGTGCATCCATGCCAGTTGCTCTTCTGCAAAACTTTGAAAAACGTTTTGACGTTATCGTTTCAGAAGGATACGGTTTATCAGAAGCATCACCAGTAACTTGTTTTAACCCGCTCGATCGTCCGCGTAAACCAGGGTCGATCGGTACAAATATTTGGCATGTAGAAAATAAAATTGTGAACGAACTTGGGGAAGAAGTACCTGTTGGCGCAGTCGGTGAATTAATTGTTCGCGGACCTAACGTTATGAAAGGATACTATAACGCACCAGAAGATACAGCAGCGACATTAAAAGACGGCTGGCTGTATACAGGAGACTTAGCGAAAAGGGATGAAGAAGGTTACTTCTATATCGTTGATCGCAAAAAAGATATCGTCCTAGTTGGTGGTTATAACGTATACCCTCGTGAAGTAGAGGAAGTATTGTACACACACGAATCTGTAGCAGAAGTTGTCGTAATTGGCGTTCCTGATGAAAACTTAGGAGAAGCAGTGCGAGCTTACGTCGTTTTGAAACAAGCTAACGTAACAGAAGAGGAACTTATGCATTATTGCACGTTACATTTAGCGAAATATAAAGTACCAAAGAGTATCGAGTTTTTAACAGAATTGCCGAAGAATACGACAGGTAAATTGTTAAGAAGAGCTTTGAGAGAAAAAGCGATGCAAGTATAA